The Anastrepha ludens isolate Willacy chromosome X, idAnaLude1.1, whole genome shotgun sequence genome includes a window with the following:
- the LOC128869888 gene encoding uncharacterized protein LOC128869888: MKSSGDRAYEKSGEEVPRYNLRHKKRVEKVREAKMADKNGERSSSDDENDCAIVQQDKVIEELREQIKALQKSLASSEKEKVQYIEALNQQTANNVISADVPSIEAIPVSFKPTEVTSANFTTVSATSASAIPAETYSFNNNYANANATYASATSANANFAGATTASTNYANDTYASATSANANFAGATTASTNYANATYASATSANANFAGATIASTNYANATSASVTSANANFAGATTASTNYANATSASVTSANVKPDAAFGPYIRSATCPPAIMQPYCHTSPYSLNLLPASYMPAASNPQITPQLINQKVQIAPSASQVRKILDLPDFHGSPEEWPMFSVAFKETTEMNSYSRLENLLRLQKALKGKARQQVESLLIHPSSVDAAMKTLEFHYGRPELLIRSQIAKVRAFPPVTGGRIADILNFSTMVSNLAAFLENSGAVPHLNNPMLLDELVSKLPLNKREEWTRHIFEMQKPYLTVREFSNWLQHTAMYVSMAIDVMPTKYMPNDFVCYKPKMSSKPVMTVTKEEKKCLVCDQSHILNTCSKFKDADCSNRWSIVKNKHLCFCCLQPGHSVQNCRKRRVCGISSCNKFHNRLLHSSSDNNKNNISSADKAVATVQTVYQNPQHPLARSNSPQRNKTLLKYLPVKLKGPKGEINIFAFIDEGAKISLLEENIANVLGLKGKSNLLRLKWIGNQSMSEQSRQVSLEIAGANEAATSYEMRGVRTTKKLYLPQQTLNLNDFIQRHEQLANIPIADYNNAVPQILIGLSHTELIRTIKTVNLDDGFAIHKTMLGWTLFGSNEYRSSEGTIGHVNIESTAQLNEISKQITEYFAAEKFEIKQLPSVRPEADIRAEKLLNETTRFVNNNRYETGLLWHKDNVKFPESFSMAMKRLEQIEMKMEREKDYGEWYKAKINEYIEKEYAKRLSPDEANVNADRTWYLPHFATCNVNKGNKRRLVFDAAAKINNMSLNCALMKGPEEYQPKSLLAILCRFRQGKFAVCGDICEMFRRILIRHEDQNAQRFLWRGGDRSKPPDVYVMRAMIFGSISSPCSAQFVKNVHAEKYRDVNARAVNAIVDRHYVDDYMDSFDTVEECIKVTKDVIDIHSHAGFQLRGLTSNSYDILQAVLHNEQPCKQQRNYICQGESATEKVLGMHWNPNKDYFFFKLLFSRVPKAVLDCSRRPTKGEMLSVTMSIFDPLGFACGLVLRAKVLMQSLWTRSIDWHEPNPEDIYKKWLQWYKTLNTIENFKMPRCYGIQFLNPNADIQLHIFVDASEIAFAAIAFWRIHHANNPDIVFVAGRSRCSPLKPLSIPRLELQAAVLGIKLREAVINSHDVQPRESTFWSDSKIVLQWIRSDARCYKQFVAHRIAEILQTSEASQWRWVPGKENPADDATRIKTFSQNGKWLNGPPFLKLPEHSWPAMPTEFDNSECQEERRSKQIYTISSADRVIPFNKYSNYYKLLRVMTWVRYAIMKFRKVDERRNVYASKLIIANEIKQTELLICLLVQQDVFADEVESLRKGAPITKCSSIFKLSPMLDNEGLIRLGGRIDYAECVPMSTKRPIILPRSHPISRLVAKHYHELFHHHNFESALCAIRRKFWIPSARRLLRSIKAKCQKCKNLSAIPESPLMGQVPSDRVTPFVRPFTYSGVDYFGPVLVAIGRRQEKRWVALFTCLTIRAIHLELARDLSTDAAIIVCRNFINRRGVPVRLRSDMGTNFVGASKEDWVNVQSGMQSECDLRGVEWVFNAPANPSAGGIWERMVRSVKRVLMFTLKERAPQLETLQSLLIEAENLINSRPLTHVPVESTDAEPLSPNHFLLGCANDVQTPPLSEKICLRKQWHIAQQLKQTFWKRWILEYLPTLTRRTKWFKRVKPIAVGDIVIVCDDNESRGHWKRGIVTEAKPAPDGQVRSVLVKTSTGILRRPASKIAVLDVGSDSLTSDANHGGEDVTD; the protein is encoded by the coding sequence ATGAAATCTTCGGGTGATCGCGCCTACGAAAAATCCGGCGAAGAAGTACCGCGTTATAACCTCCGTCATAAGAAACGCGTCGAGAAAGTTCGCGAAGCCAAAATGGCCGACAAAAATGGTGAAAGAAGTTCGAGTGACGACGAAAATGATTGCGCGATAGTTCAGCAAGACAAAGTGATCGAAGAACTACGCGAGCAAATAAAAGCCTTGCAAAAGTCGCTAGCGTCatcggaaaaggaaaaagtccaaTACATAGAAGCCCTAAATCAACAAACCGCTAACAACGTCATCAGTGCCGACGTACCTAGCATCGAAGCTATTCCTGTTAGCTTCAAGCCAACCGAAGTTACCTCTGCCAACTTCACAACAGTCAGCGCTACTTCTGCCAGCGCTATTCCTGCCGAGACTTATTCTTTTAATAACAATTATGCCAACGCCAACGCCACCTACGCCAGCGCTACTTCCGCCAACGCCAACTTTGCCGGTGCTACAACTGCCAGCACCAATTATGCCAACGACACCTACGCCAGCGCTACCTCTGCCAACGCCAATTTTGCCGGTGCTACAACTGCCAGCACGAATTATGCCAACGCCACCTACGCCAGCGCTACCTCTGCCAACGCCAATTTTGCCGGTGCTACAATTGCCAGCACCAATTATGCCAACGCCACCTCCGCCAGCGTTACTTCTGCCAACGCCAACTTTGCCGGTGCTACAACTGCCAGCACCAATTACGCCAACGCTACCTCTGCCAGCGTTACTTCTGCCAACGTCAAGCCCGACGCTGCCTTCGGCCCCTATATCCGGTCTGCCACGTGCCCGCCAGCAATAATGCAGCCGTACTGCCACACCAGCCCTTATTCCTTAAATCTTCTGCCAGCAAGCTACATGCCTGCAGCGTCCAACCCACAAATCACACCGCAGCTCATCAATCAAAAAGTTCAAATAGCACCCAGCGCAAGCCAGGTAcgtaaaattttagatttgcCAGATTTTCATGGCTCTCCCGAAGAGTGGCCTATGTTTTCTGTGGCCTTTAAGGAAACCACGGAAATGAATTCATATTCGCGATTGGAGAATCTGTTACGTCTCCAGAAAGCCCTAAAGGGGAAAGCCAGACAACAGGTGGAGTCGTTGTTGATCCACCCATCCAGTGTAGATGCGGCTATGAAAACATTAGAATTTCATTACGGTCGCCCAGAGCTACTTATTAGAAGCCAAATAGCGAAAGTTCGAGCGTTTCCACCCGTTACCGGAGGACGAATCGCCGATATACTCAATTTTAGCACAATGGTATCAAACTTAGCTGCCTTTCTAGAAAATTCCGGTGCGGTACCACATCTAAATAATCCAATGTTGCTCGACGAATTAGTCAGCAAACTGCCACTGAACAAGAGGGAAGAGTGGACTCGCCACATCTTCGAAATGCAAAAGCCATATCTCACTGTGCGTGAATTTAGCAATTGGTTGCAGCACACAGCCATGTATGTGTCCATGGCAATAGatgttatgccaacaaagtATATGCCCAACGATTTTGTGTGCTACAAACCTAAAATGTCGTCCAAGCCCGTAATGACTgtaacaaaagaagaaaagaagtgtTTAGTGTGTGACCAAAGCCATATTTTAAATACGTGCTCAAAATTTAAAGATGCCGATTGTTCGAATCGCTGGAGTATAGTGAAAAATAAGCatctgtgtttttgttgtttgcaacCTGGTCACAGTGTACAGAATTGCCGCAAGCGACGAGTGTGTGGTATATCCTCGTGTAATAAATTCCACAATCGGTTGCTTCATAGTTCCAgtgataataacaaaaacaatatttcatcTGCTGATAAAGCTGTGGCAACTGTTCAAACTGTGTATCAAAATCCACAACATCCACTCGCTCGATCAAATTCACCACAACGTAACAAAACACTCCTCAAATATTTGCCAGTCAAGCTGAAAGGTCCCAAAGgcgaaatcaacattttcgcttTCATTGACGAAGGCGCAAAAATATCCCTATTGGAGGAAAATATAGCGAACGTTCTCGGCCTCAAAGGCAAATCCAATTTACTTCGCCTAAAGTGGATAGGCAATCAAAGCATGAGCGAACAGTCGCGGCAAGTGTCACTTGAAATTGCCGGCGCAAATGAAGCAGCAACGAGTTATGAAATGAGGGGAGTGCGTAcaacaaaaaagttgtatttgccGCAGCAGACGTTGAATTTGAACGACTTCATACAACGTCACGAACAATTGGCAAATATACCAATCGCCGATTACAATAATGCAGTGCCGCAAATACTTATTGGATTGTCGCATACAGAGTTAATACGAACAATAAAAACTGTGAATTTGGACGATGGCTTTGCAATCCACAAGACAATGTTAGGGTGGACATTATTTGGATCGAACGAATATCGTTCGAGTGAGGGTACTATTGGTCACGTCAATATTGAAAGCACCGCacaattgaatgaaattagtaaACAAATAACAGAATATTTTGCagcagaaaaatttgaaataaagcaattgcCAAGCGTTCGTCCAGAAGCCGATATTAGGGCGGAAAAGTTATTAAACGAGACGACAAggtttgtaaataataatagataTGAAACCGGCTTGCTTTGGCATAAAGATAATGTGAAATTTCCCGAAAGTTTCAGTATGGCCATGAAGCGCTTAGagcaaattgaaatgaaaatggaaCGGGAAAAAGACTACGGGGAATGGtataaagcaaaaatcaacgagtACATCGAAAAGGAATACGCAAAGCGACTTTCACCCGATGAAGCTAATGTAAATGCTGATCGCACATGGTATTTACCACATTTCGCCACATGTAATGTAAACAAAGGAAACAAACGTAGACTCGTTTTCGATGCcgcagcaaaaataaataatatgtcgTTGAATTGTGCCCTTATGAAAGGACCGGAGGAGTATCAACCAAAATCGCTGTTGGCAATATTGTGTAGGTTTAGACAAGGCAAATTTGCAGTATGTGGTGACATATGTGAGATGTTTCGCCGGATTCTGATTCGCCACGAAGATCAAAATGCGCAGCGCTTTCTTTGGAGAGGGGGCGATCGATCAAAACCGCCAGACGTTTACGTTATGCGCGCCATGATATTTGGATCAATTAGCTCACCATGTTCTGCACAATTTGTAAAAAACGTGCACGCAGAAAAATATCGTGATGTAAATGCAAGAGCCGTCAATGCCATTGTGGATCGGCACTATGTCGACGACTATATGGACAGTTTCGATACTGTCGAAGAATGCATTAAGGTTACCAAGGATGTCATCGATATCCATAGCCACGCCGGGTTCCAGTTAAGAGGGTTGACGTCAAATTCGTACGACATTCTGCAAGCTGTATTACACAACGAGCAGCCGTGTAAGCAACAAAGAAATTATATATGCCAAGGGGAGAGTGCTACCGAGAAGGTGCTTGGAATGCACTGGAACCCAAACAAagattactttttcttcaaattgctGTTTTCTAGAGTGCCCAAAGCAGTTTTAGACTGTAGTAGACGGCCAACGAAAGGTGAGATGCTGAGCGTTACTATGTCTATATTTGATCCGCTAGGTTTCGCGTGTGGGTTGGTGCTGCGGGCAAAAGTTTTGATGCAGAGCCTGTGGACCAGGAGTATAGATTGGCATGAGCCAAACCCCGAAGACATTTATAAGAAGTGGTTGCAGTGGTACAAAACGTTGAATAccatcgaaaattttaaaatgccaaGATGTTAtggcatacaatttttgaatcCGAATGCCGATATACagctacatatttttgttgatgCGAGTGAGATCGCATTTGCTGCCATCGCCTTTTGGCGAATTCATCACGCAAATAATCCAGACATCGTATTCGTTGCTGGCCGATCCCGGTGCAGCCCGCTGAAGCCATTGTCCATTCCGAGACTTGAGTTACAAGCAGCCGTCTTGGGAATAAAGTTGAGGGAAGCCGTCATCAACAGCCACGACGTACAGCCGCGTGAGTCAACATTTTGGTCAGATTCAAAAATAGTTCTTCAGTGGATAAGGTCTGACGCCAGGTGCTACAAGCAGTTCGTGGCACACCGTATAGCTGAGATCCTGCAAACATCCGAAGCCAGTCAGTGGAGGTGGGTACCAGGTAAAGAAAACCCAGCTGATGATGCTACACGCATAAAAaccttttctcaaaatggtaagTGGTTAAATGGTCCGCCTTTTTTGAAATTGCCTGAGCATAGTTGGCCAGCCATGCCAACCGAATTTGATAATAGCGAATGCCAAGAGGAGAGACGCTCCAAGCAAATATATACGATATCGTCAGCGGATAGAGTAATTCCATTTAATAAGTATTCAAATTACTATAAACTTTTAAGGGTGATGACATGGGTACGATATGCCATAATGAAATTCCGTAAGGTTGATGAACGTAGAAACGTATATGCATCAAAGTTAATTATTGCGAATGAGATCAAACAAACTGAATTACTGATATGCCTATTAGTACAACAAGATGTTTTTGCTGACGAAGTTGAATCTTTGCGTAAAGGTGCGCCAATTACGAAATGCAGCTCTATATTTAAGCTAAGCCCGATGTTGGACAATGAGGGCCTTATACGACTAGGGGGTCGGATAGACTATGCCGAATGCGTACCAATGTCAACAAAGCGACCAATAATATTGCCAAGGAGTCATCCTATATCACGTCTTGTAGCTAAGCATTATCACGAACTTTTTCATCACCACAACTTTGAGTCAGCGTTGTGCGCCATACGTCGAAAGTTTTGGATTCCTAGTGCGCGCCGATTATTGAGGTCAATTAAAGCTAAATGccagaaatgtaaaaatttatccgCTATTCCCGAATCACCACTTATGGGCCAAGTACCGAGCGATCGAGTTACGCCGTTCGTTCGTCCGTTCACATATTCAGGCGTTGACTACTTTGGGCCTGTCTTAGTAGCCATAGGCCGTCGTCAAGAAAAACGTTGGGTTGCACTTTTCACGTGTCTAACTATTAGAGCCATTCACCTGGAACTAGCTAGGGACCTATCAACAGATGCTGCCATAATTGTCTGCCGTAACTTTATAAACAGAAGAGGTGTACCGGTACGGCTCCGAAGCGACATGGGGACAAATTTTGTCGGCGCAAGCAAAGAAGATTGGGTGAACGTTCAAAGCGGTATGCAATCGGAGTGTGATCTTCGAGGTGTAGAGTGGGTTTTCAATGCACCTGCCAATCCATCTGCCGGGGGCATATGGGAAAGAATGGTAAGAAGCGTAAAACGAGTTTTGATGTTCACGCTGAAGGAACGAGCGCCACAGTTGGAGACCCTGCAAAGTCTTCTGATTgaagcagaaaatttaataaattcgcgTCCATTAACACATGTGCCGGTAGAGAGTACCGACGCCGAGCCTCTGTCACCCAATCATTTCTTGCTAGGCTGCGCGAATGATGTACAAACTCCACCGCTGTCAGAGAAGATATGTTTACGCAAGCAGTGGCACATAGCGCAGCAGCTGAAGCAGACTTTCTGGAAGAGGTGGATATTGGAGTATCTTCCTACCTTGACCCGGCGTACGAAATGGTTTAAGAGGGTGAAGCCGATAGCTGTAGGTGACATCGTTATAGTTTGCGACGACAACGAGAGCCGAGGCCATTGGAAACGGGGTATCGTAACAGAAGCAAAGCCAGCCCCAGATGGTCAAGTTAGATCTGTTTTAGTCAAGACGTCAACAGGAATTTTACGGAGACCAGCGTCTAAAATTGCAGTGCTCGACGTTGGTAGTGATTCTCTCACCAGTGATGCGAATCACGGGGGGGAGGATGTTACCGATTAA